One genomic segment of Alkalimarinus alittae includes these proteins:
- a CDS encoding flotillin family protein, translating to MADLSVLMPIAVGIGIFFAILMGLAALFKAFYIKVAQGTALIVNDMSSKPKVHFTGALVYPIIYKKEMMKISLITLEVDRRGKDGLICLDNMRADITVAFYLRVNETADDVLRVAKSIGADRASDKDAVYELFAAKFSEALKTVGKQIEFVQLFENRLQFREKIIEVIGDDLNGYVLEDVAIDYLEQTPKSALDPSNILDSEGIKKITQLTANQNVITNDLEQNEALAIKKKNVETREAMLELERQQADAEAKQEREVATIRAREEAETLKVQEEERKKYEATRIQVEQDLAVQTENQQREIEVAEQNRQRAVAIEQEKVTRARDLEIVSREREVELQKIEAEKAVEVEKKEIANVIRERVVVDKTVAIEEERIKEVREVSEADRAKQVQVLAAEAQADEEKVKQVKAAEAEDLSAKHKASEITIMAQANLEASAKEADAKKKLAEGIQAEEAASGLAEAKVQEAKADALEKEGLAEANVVAARGEAEGKALRDKGLADAEVVAAKGEAESKALRDTGLADAEVIAAKGSSEAKAQKEVGMAGADVTREQFKAEADGLVEKFDAMGSMSDKARDHEEFRMSLETAFKEAIASIEAGKEIAKDNADVLSTALQKAKIDIVGGEEHFFDTFAKSLSLGKAIDGLSTKSSTVSALLAKVMDGQGKGSTVEEER from the coding sequence ATGGCAGATTTGTCTGTATTAATGCCTATCGCTGTAGGTATAGGTATATTTTTCGCAATATTAATGGGACTTGCCGCTTTATTTAAAGCCTTCTATATCAAGGTTGCCCAGGGAACGGCGTTGATTGTTAACGATATGAGCTCTAAGCCTAAAGTGCATTTTACCGGCGCATTGGTTTATCCCATCATTTACAAAAAAGAGATGATGAAAATCTCGTTAATCACCCTAGAGGTTGATCGCCGAGGTAAAGATGGACTGATTTGCTTAGACAATATGCGAGCCGATATCACGGTTGCGTTTTATTTGCGGGTTAATGAAACCGCCGACGATGTATTGCGCGTCGCCAAGTCCATTGGTGCTGATCGCGCATCTGATAAAGATGCCGTATATGAACTGTTTGCAGCCAAGTTCTCAGAAGCACTAAAAACAGTCGGTAAGCAGATCGAGTTTGTTCAGTTATTTGAAAACCGTCTGCAGTTTCGTGAAAAAATTATTGAAGTGATTGGCGATGACCTGAATGGCTATGTACTAGAAGATGTGGCGATTGATTATCTAGAGCAGACGCCAAAAAGTGCGCTAGACCCTAGTAATATTCTTGATTCAGAAGGTATTAAAAAGATTACCCAGCTGACCGCTAACCAGAATGTAATCACAAACGACCTAGAGCAAAACGAAGCGCTCGCTATTAAGAAAAAGAATGTTGAAACCCGCGAAGCGATGCTTGAATTAGAGCGCCAACAAGCGGATGCAGAAGCGAAGCAAGAGCGTGAAGTGGCTACGATTAGAGCGCGTGAAGAAGCCGAAACACTTAAAGTTCAAGAAGAAGAACGTAAGAAGTATGAAGCGACCCGTATTCAGGTCGAGCAAGACTTAGCCGTTCAAACTGAAAATCAGCAACGCGAAATAGAAGTGGCTGAACAGAACCGTCAGCGTGCAGTGGCTATTGAGCAAGAGAAAGTGACTCGCGCAAGAGATTTAGAAATCGTCTCTCGTGAACGTGAAGTTGAGCTACAGAAAATTGAAGCTGAAAAAGCAGTAGAAGTTGAGAAAAAAGAAATCGCTAACGTGATTCGAGAGCGTGTCGTTGTTGATAAAACGGTGGCTATTGAAGAAGAGCGTATTAAAGAAGTACGTGAAGTCTCTGAAGCAGATCGAGCTAAGCAAGTACAGGTCTTAGCCGCAGAAGCACAGGCTGATGAAGAGAAAGTGAAACAGGTTAAAGCAGCAGAAGCAGAAGATCTTTCAGCGAAGCACAAAGCCTCTGAAATTACGATTATGGCACAGGCAAACCTTGAAGCATCAGCTAAAGAAGCTGACGCCAAGAAAAAGCTTGCGGAAGGTATACAAGCAGAAGAAGCCGCAAGCGGTTTAGCAGAAGCCAAAGTACAAGAAGCTAAAGCGGATGCACTTGAAAAAGAAGGCCTCGCAGAAGCGAACGTGGTTGCTGCAAGAGGCGAAGCAGAAGGTAAAGCGCTACGCGATAAAGGCTTGGCCGATGCAGAAGTGGTTGCCGCTAAGGGAGAGGCAGAAAGTAAAGCACTACGCGATACCGGCTTAGCCGACGCAGAAGTGATTGCCGCGAAAGGTAGCTCAGAAGCGAAAGCACAGAAAGAAGTGGGTATGGCGGGTGCAGACGTAACCCGTGAGCAATTTAAAGCAGAGGCTGATGGACTGGTTGAGAAGTTCGATGCAATGGGCTCAATGAGTGATAAAGCACGTGATCACGAAGAGTTCCGTATGAGCCTTGAAACCGCCTTCAAAGAAGCGATTGCTTCTATCGAAGCAGGTAAAGAGATTGCTAAAGACAACGCAGATGTACTGTCTACCGCACTACAGAAAGCCAAAATCGATATTGTGGGCGGCGAAGAGCACTTCTTTGATACGTTTGCCAAGTCATTGTCATTAGGTAAGGCGATTGATGGCTTATCTACCAAGAGCAGCACGGTTAGTGCACTACTGGCGAAAGTAATGGATGGTCAGGGAAAGGGCTCAACGGTGGAAGAAGAGCGCTAG
- a CDS encoding DNA repair ATPase: MAQQNQSTGDSNVENAVAAGGAYEVIRKRLSEQGKTLNQLTRHLNESRLEEFGSSDMSVVSRVRVRTENNSVARDMVQVGDYLLFGYNVFLGLKKETKIEDVFSLFRLKNEGDHYDLEPADDEPSFLTQASFVSDFDELYRYYKHTRLVELSVKNGKLLAGFQIGERLEDLRVFRWSVSADGKDVQYIDSRGERDIQLPPAYDFEWTGTTREDSVNGRHPHINILDKVFVETVGGDLTVKIENNTEDGLGIYREPVEDDTQSIDDADYFYAELGGLILLKIKPYREETWRHLIFNTMTEEVLRIDAIGQSCVQLPEDHGVIFPGGYYLQTGEYKTFEQDSVNSESGGLKFKQMIRSPNGEDVLYVFYEPEEGVVGLFAYNLISKELQNPIYGHGYALSDAGKLVVFSAESEPTRIHPMQIWQTPFVSQEFASKAEVSQSFFGRIGNAALVRGVSDLYSVCRLIDNQSVSSKVYEELSKTAAKIFDAHYWIADYNAAEQPSVESILKEITQTSELVIDEFEKVESIRRQSQQSMTEAEAAQNDILLSIRPENWEIAEEYVQALDRLRHQRGHLATIKELRYIDLERIAALDEQLVEAQAQLSEQTVTFLSNEEALTPYLAKIDELNKEVDEAETIASLTPLIETIESTASGLDLLSELMASLKVDDATVRTRIIDSISEVYSKLNQSKATARHKQKNLGSEEAIAQFGAQFKLFSQSITNALGMANTPERCDEQLSRLLVQLEELESQFSEYDQFLSDIMAKREEIYESFESHKQQLLDERQRKAQSVTDAADRILASIERRSLKFTEADELNTYFASDALVLKTREMVERLRALDSAVKADDVESRFKSIKEQALRSLRDKTDIYEEGGKVIKLGPRHKFSVNTQALDLTILPRNGELNVHLTGTDFFEPLTRPELLKLRPYWDMTQESETPSVYRAEYLASLMLQAADKDAHELSHDLLREALLDQDQLLKLVRDFATPRYKEGYQKGIHDHDAVLLLQQLIPAMDSADLLKFDPLCRALAQVFWANTIHAGREDQSVLLAIKAKAETWHERAQSAANMLTIFNNQRATQLLIEEAAQSIRLFIELYPIDVTERDIDRAAEYLVAELSRERVDFISSKYAQLLVDELKRTLDDTSWRKYQSTLEKLKGQVAERWNLSASWLIALVEGKQLDHLVRYIPEAIALVNADGRLERRPTEVDVELTVSGLLGDHPRIQNQQLSFALDEFFQRLDDHQQRVVKGYHDYLALRQSIIDEERDALRLETFKPKPLSSFVRNRLINESYLPLIGDNLAKQMGTIGENKRSDLMGLLMMISPPGYGKTTLMEYVASRLGLIFMKINCPSLGHDVLSLDPEQAPNATARQELEKLNLGLEMGNNVMLYLDDIQHTHPEFLQKFISLCDGTRRIEGIWKGQTKTYDMRGKKFCVVMAGNPYTESGEAFKVPDMLANRADIYNLGDILGGMDEQFALSYIENSLTSNPVLAPLATRDMDDTYKLVKLAQGESIATTDLKHQYSGAEVNEITGVLKKLFTIQEIILKINQQYIASAAQDDTYRTEPSFKLQGSYRNMNKMAEKVSSVMNQDELMQMISDHYLGESQLLTSGAEENLLKLAELRGNMTDEERQRWAQIKKDFLRNKAMGGDDADVGGKVIAQLVDLVDGVKQLGHAAESVVASNELSAGDDSGEAAASQQLDVINSSLNRIGDVLSEGYKAIQNQKPEAEKVQPAPNVEVINQPVPGLDKVLHVLANTMENSIFPLVRAMDKKIDIDLRTHDKMAEISTQLRQLESELKGSNE, translated from the coding sequence ATGGCACAGCAGAACCAGTCTACCGGCGATAGCAATGTCGAAAACGCAGTGGCCGCCGGTGGTGCTTATGAGGTCATTCGTAAGCGTCTTTCTGAGCAAGGCAAAACGCTCAATCAACTCACCCGTCATTTAAACGAATCCAGACTCGAAGAGTTTGGCAGCTCAGACATGAGTGTGGTGTCACGGGTACGAGTGAGAACAGAAAATAACAGTGTTGCCCGCGATATGGTGCAGGTCGGTGACTACCTGTTGTTTGGGTATAATGTTTTTTTGGGGCTTAAAAAAGAGACCAAAATTGAAGATGTATTTTCGCTTTTTCGCCTTAAAAATGAAGGCGATCACTACGACCTTGAACCCGCAGACGACGAACCTAGTTTTTTAACACAAGCCTCGTTTGTTAGTGACTTTGACGAACTCTACCGCTATTACAAGCATACTCGGCTCGTAGAGCTGAGTGTGAAAAATGGCAAACTATTGGCAGGTTTTCAGATTGGTGAACGGTTAGAAGATCTTCGCGTTTTCCGCTGGTCTGTGTCTGCAGACGGTAAAGATGTTCAGTACATTGATAGCCGTGGTGAGCGGGATATTCAGCTACCCCCTGCTTACGACTTTGAGTGGACGGGCACCACTCGTGAAGACTCGGTTAATGGCCGTCATCCTCATATTAATATTCTGGATAAAGTATTTGTTGAGACTGTAGGCGGTGATTTAACCGTTAAGATTGAAAACAATACTGAAGACGGTTTAGGTATCTATCGCGAGCCTGTCGAAGACGATACCCAATCTATTGATGATGCAGACTATTTTTATGCCGAACTGGGCGGTTTAATTCTGCTCAAAATAAAGCCCTATCGTGAAGAAACTTGGCGTCATCTTATTTTTAATACGATGACAGAAGAAGTGCTTCGAATTGATGCGATTGGTCAGTCTTGTGTTCAGTTGCCCGAAGATCACGGCGTGATATTCCCTGGCGGCTATTATTTGCAGACCGGCGAATATAAAACCTTTGAGCAAGATAGCGTTAATAGCGAAAGCGGTGGTTTAAAGTTTAAGCAAATGATTCGCTCGCCCAATGGCGAAGATGTGCTGTATGTCTTCTATGAACCAGAAGAGGGCGTGGTTGGTTTATTTGCCTATAACCTCATTAGTAAAGAACTACAGAACCCTATATATGGGCACGGTTATGCGCTTTCAGACGCGGGTAAGCTGGTGGTGTTTTCTGCTGAAAGTGAGCCTACGCGCATTCATCCTATGCAGATTTGGCAGACTCCGTTTGTGAGTCAGGAGTTTGCTAGCAAAGCGGAAGTCAGTCAGTCGTTTTTTGGCCGTATTGGCAATGCAGCCTTGGTGCGAGGTGTGTCTGACCTGTATAGCGTTTGCCGTTTAATCGACAATCAATCGGTTTCTTCAAAAGTGTATGAAGAGCTCAGCAAAACCGCTGCTAAGATCTTTGATGCTCATTATTGGATAGCAGACTATAACGCAGCAGAGCAACCCTCTGTTGAGTCAATACTCAAAGAAATCACCCAAACATCAGAGTTGGTGATTGATGAGTTTGAAAAAGTAGAAAGTATTCGTCGGCAGTCACAGCAATCCATGACCGAAGCCGAAGCTGCACAAAATGATATTTTACTCTCCATTCGCCCTGAAAACTGGGAGATAGCAGAAGAGTATGTTCAAGCGCTTGATCGTTTACGTCATCAACGCGGCCACCTAGCGACCATTAAAGAACTTCGTTACATTGACCTTGAGCGCATTGCCGCCTTGGACGAACAACTGGTTGAGGCGCAGGCTCAATTAAGCGAGCAGACGGTTACGTTTCTGTCGAATGAGGAAGCATTAACCCCTTATTTGGCAAAAATAGATGAGCTGAACAAAGAGGTTGATGAAGCTGAAACCATCGCCTCATTAACACCACTAATCGAAACGATAGAGTCAACGGCGTCTGGGTTAGATCTATTATCTGAACTGATGGCTAGCCTTAAAGTGGATGATGCAACGGTTCGCACGCGCATCATTGATTCCATTTCAGAAGTCTACTCAAAGCTTAATCAAAGCAAAGCCACGGCGCGCCATAAGCAGAAGAACTTAGGTTCAGAAGAGGCTATTGCTCAGTTTGGCGCTCAGTTTAAGTTGTTTTCTCAAAGCATCACTAATGCATTGGGCATGGCGAACACACCTGAGCGTTGCGATGAACAGCTATCGCGCTTGTTGGTTCAGTTAGAAGAACTTGAAAGCCAGTTTAGCGAATATGACCAGTTCCTCTCGGATATTATGGCTAAGCGAGAGGAAATTTATGAGTCGTTTGAGTCACATAAGCAGCAACTATTGGATGAACGACAGCGTAAAGCCCAGTCAGTCACCGATGCTGCAGACCGAATCTTAGCAAGTATTGAACGCCGTTCGCTAAAATTTACCGAAGCGGATGAGCTGAACACTTATTTTGCGTCTGATGCGTTGGTGCTTAAAACCAGAGAAATGGTCGAGCGACTGCGAGCGCTAGATAGTGCGGTTAAAGCAGACGATGTAGAGTCGCGTTTTAAATCCATCAAAGAGCAAGCGCTACGTTCACTCAGAGATAAGACCGATATTTACGAAGAAGGCGGTAAGGTCATTAAGCTGGGCCCACGCCATAAGTTTAGCGTGAATACCCAAGCGCTTGATCTCACCATCTTGCCTCGTAATGGCGAATTGAATGTTCACCTGACGGGGACCGACTTTTTTGAACCGCTGACGCGCCCAGAGTTACTCAAGCTACGCCCTTATTGGGATATGACTCAAGAGTCTGAAACACCTTCGGTTTACCGAGCTGAATATTTAGCCTCGCTCATGCTGCAAGCTGCTGATAAAGACGCGCATGAACTGAGTCATGACCTTTTGCGTGAGGCCTTGTTAGATCAAGATCAATTACTTAAATTGGTCAGAGATTTTGCTACGCCACGCTATAAAGAAGGCTATCAAAAAGGGATTCATGATCATGATGCAGTATTGCTTCTACAGCAGCTGATACCGGCGATGGACAGTGCAGACTTGTTAAAGTTTGACCCGCTATGCCGAGCTTTAGCGCAAGTTTTTTGGGCGAATACCATTCATGCAGGGCGAGAAGATCAGTCGGTGTTGCTTGCTATAAAAGCAAAGGCCGAAACATGGCATGAGCGGGCACAGTCTGCTGCGAATATGCTGACCATTTTTAATAATCAGCGCGCCACTCAGCTGTTGATTGAAGAGGCCGCGCAATCTATTCGCTTGTTTATTGAACTGTATCCTATCGACGTTACTGAGCGTGATATTGACCGAGCGGCGGAATACCTTGTCGCAGAGCTAAGTCGTGAACGTGTCGATTTTATATCCAGTAAGTATGCTCAATTACTGGTAGATGAGCTTAAACGTACCTTAGATGATACGTCGTGGCGCAAGTACCAGTCGACACTCGAAAAACTTAAAGGGCAGGTAGCCGAGCGCTGGAATTTGAGTGCGTCATGGCTGATTGCATTGGTAGAAGGTAAGCAACTCGATCATTTAGTGCGTTATATCCCTGAAGCCATTGCCTTGGTGAATGCTGATGGGCGGTTAGAACGTCGGCCTACCGAAGTGGATGTTGAACTAACGGTTTCGGGGTTATTAGGCGATCACCCTCGGATTCAAAACCAGCAGCTCTCGTTTGCTTTAGATGAGTTTTTCCAACGACTCGATGATCATCAACAACGAGTGGTGAAAGGCTATCATGATTATTTAGCGCTGCGTCAGTCGATTATCGATGAAGAACGCGATGCGTTAAGGCTAGAAACGTTTAAGCCAAAGCCATTAAGCTCTTTTGTGCGTAATCGATTGATTAATGAATCTTATTTGCCGCTTATTGGTGATAACTTAGCGAAGCAGATGGGCACCATCGGGGAGAATAAACGTTCTGATCTGATGGGATTATTAATGATGATCTCGCCACCGGGCTACGGTAAAACCACCTTAATGGAATACGTCGCTAGCCGACTGGGTTTGATATTCATGAAGATCAACTGCCCGTCACTGGGCCATGATGTTCTGTCGTTAGACCCTGAGCAAGCTCCTAATGCCACAGCTCGGCAAGAGCTAGAGAAACTGAATCTAGGCCTAGAAATGGGTAATAACGTGATGCTCTATCTAGATGATATTCAGCATACTCACCCTGAGTTTCTGCAGAAGTTTATCTCTCTTTGTGATGGTACTCGTCGTATTGAAGGTATCTGGAAAGGCCAGACTAAAACGTACGACATGCGCGGCAAGAAGTTTTGCGTGGTGATGGCGGGTAACCCGTATACTGAATCAGGCGAAGCGTTTAAGGTGCCAGACATGTTGGCTAACCGAGCAGATATTTATAACCTCGGTGATATCTTAGGCGGTATGGATGAGCAGTTTGCATTGAGTTATATCGAAAACAGCTTAACGTCTAACCCGGTACTCGCGCCGTTGGCAACGCGGGACATGGACGATACTTATAAACTGGTGAAATTGGCGCAGGGCGAAAGCATCGCCACCACCGATTTGAAGCATCAATATAGCGGTGCTGAAGTGAATGAAATCACCGGCGTATTGAAAAAACTGTTTACGATTCAAGAGATTATTCTCAAGATCAATCAGCAATATATTGCATCGGCCGCCCAAGATGATACCTACCGCACCGAACCTTCATTCAAGCTCCAAGGTAGCTATCGGAACATGAACAAGATGGCTGAAAAAGTTTCATCTGTCATGAACCAAGATGAACTGATGCAGATGATTTCTGATCACTACTTAGGAGAGTCTCAACTGCTGACCAGTGGCGCTGAAGAGAACCTGCTTAAACTGGCTGAGCTTCGGGGCAATATGACCGATGAAGAGCGACAGCGCTGGGCACAAATCAAGAAAGACTTCTTACGCAACAAAGCCATGGGCGGGGATGATGCCGATGTAGGCGGAAAAGTGATTGCTCAACTGGTGGACTTGGTCGATGGCGTTAAGCAACTAGGCCATGCGGCAGAAAGTGTTGTGGCTAGTAATGAGTTGAGTGCAGGAGATGATTCGGGTGAAGCCGCTGCGAGTCAACAACTTGATGTGATTAACAGCTCGTTGAATCGCATAGGTGATGTTTTGTCCGAAGGCTATAAGGCGATACAGAACCAAAAGCCGGAGGCAGAAAAGGTACAGCCAGCCCCTAACGTTGAAGTGATAAACCAGCCAGTTCCGGGTCTGGATAAAGTGCTGCATGTACTGGCTAACACAATGGAAAATAGCATCTTTCCATTAGTCAGAGCCATGGATAAGAAGATTGATATTGATCTTCGAACCCATGACAAAATGGCTGAAATATCTACTCAACTCAGACAGCTAGAATCAGAACTAAAGGGCTCAAACGAGTGA
- a CDS encoding rhomboid family intramembrane serine protease, which produces MINAFWKRFKIVLTVCAAMSVVHLVNMALGGQLNQFGILPRDPNSLPYIYSSPLLHGNLSHLINNLIGLAIFSWLCLLRTVRLYVWSSLFIITLTGILVWLFGRHAMHIGASGWVFGLWSLSIALACFDRRPLNILIALVVVFLYGGMIYGVLPQDASISFEAHFFGAISGVLAAWLSTWKVFKRNKVRRK; this is translated from the coding sequence GTGATTAATGCTTTTTGGAAGCGGTTTAAGATTGTATTAACCGTCTGTGCTGCAATGAGTGTAGTGCACCTGGTTAATATGGCGTTAGGTGGGCAATTGAATCAATTTGGGATACTCCCTCGTGATCCCAATAGCCTACCTTACATCTATAGCTCGCCACTGCTACACGGTAATTTAAGTCACCTGATTAATAATTTAATCGGGCTGGCGATATTCAGTTGGCTTTGTTTACTGAGAACCGTGCGGCTCTATGTCTGGAGCAGTCTGTTTATTATCACTCTAACCGGTATTCTGGTTTGGCTGTTCGGTCGTCATGCTATGCATATCGGTGCCAGTGGTTGGGTCTTTGGACTATGGAGTTTGAGTATCGCGCTCGCCTGTTTTGATCGACGCCCCCTTAATATATTAATCGCCCTTGTAGTGGTGTTTTTATATGGCGGCATGATATATGGCGTACTCCCGCAAGATGCCTCGATTTCGTTTGAAGCCCACTTTTTTGGGGCTATATCGGGGGTGTTGGCCGCATGGCTGTCTACCTGGAAGGTTTTTAAGAGAAATAAAGTTAGAAGGAAGTAA
- a CDS encoding phospholipase D-like domain-containing protein, whose protein sequence is MRLKELETQLRETLDDIKLCNDEKVELRALAPSLSKDERRFLRNKGFDWVRECIDQDPSQTFKVIKWLEQVVKTLDSGAVENTVESSAHFSPGDECRRKIIDLCHQAKQSIDICVFTISDDTLSEAIYKAHKRGIEVRIITDNDKSNDLGSDVDDLAAKGVSLRMDRSPNHMHHKFAVFDHSILLNGSFNWTRSASRYNEENIVISGEVAIVDEFQRKFEALWSLFGRSSASV, encoded by the coding sequence ATGAGACTAAAGGAACTAGAAACTCAGCTACGAGAAACGTTGGACGATATTAAATTATGTAATGATGAAAAGGTCGAGTTAAGAGCCTTAGCGCCTTCTTTGTCAAAGGATGAGCGTCGTTTTCTCAGAAACAAAGGCTTTGATTGGGTGCGGGAATGCATTGATCAAGACCCAAGCCAAACCTTTAAAGTGATTAAGTGGTTGGAGCAGGTGGTTAAAACGCTGGATAGCGGTGCGGTTGAAAATACCGTTGAAAGCTCAGCTCACTTTAGCCCAGGCGATGAGTGCCGTCGTAAGATTATCGACTTGTGTCATCAGGCTAAACAGTCGATTGATATCTGCGTCTTTACCATATCAGATGACACCCTGAGTGAAGCAATTTATAAGGCGCATAAACGGGGTATTGAGGTCAGAATTATTACTGACAATGACAAATCTAACGATTTAGGCAGTGATGTGGATGATTTAGCCGCTAAAGGTGTGAGTCTTAGAATGGATCGAAGTCCAAACCATATGCATCATAAGTTTGCAGTGTTTGATCATTCAATTTTGCTCAATGGCAGCTTCAACTGGACTCGCAGTGCGTCTCGCTATAATGAGGAGAACATCGTGATCAGCGGTGAAGTTGCCATTGTTGATGAGTTCCAGCGTAAGTTTGAGGCGCTTTGGTCGCTCTTTGGTAGATCGTCAGCTAGTGTTTGA
- a CDS encoding amidohydrolase family protein: MHHLSTLSNICLVVLSAFIISSCSLFSTAPPLAIKSENTSAIIIQNADLFSGHPDEPVRVNQSILIRNGSIERVSDQEIILEGAEIIDAKGKMIIPGLIDMHVHTHGPGTPTWKMRVPDNTLVDRNLSAFLYSGVTTVFDMGAPINDIQKTVERVTEEDRVNPRIFYAGPMISKRNGHPSYMMKESFPWPASSFAISQIVGSVDDAEDIVAYIDEYKSKGSSMTKIVIDQIPLGIPSLSVEEAAVAVEHSKKLGLKVGAHIGSEADLITGMDAGVDYFVHGVYRSSISDQTIARMKAANVTIAPTLVVFSQMDRIFQDELTFNTMDKEILEVDLLESYNNRPSGLTMDDQKPEIQNYAHEVNVFKDLKFENIKRMKAAGIRILAASDSPNVANVAGSSLHDELQMLVERCGFTPAEAIAAATYLSGRYLEELNLTQGLGYIAEGAKADLLILDGDFREDINNTRKISMVITGGKVLERDSNIVKH; the protein is encoded by the coding sequence ATGCACCACTTATCAACGTTAAGCAATATTTGCTTGGTTGTATTAAGCGCCTTTATTATTAGCAGTTGCTCTCTATTTTCAACTGCCCCACCTCTTGCTATCAAGAGTGAAAACACTTCAGCGATTATTATACAAAATGCAGATCTGTTCAGCGGCCACCCTGATGAACCTGTACGTGTAAACCAGAGCATTCTTATTCGTAATGGCAGCATCGAACGAGTTAGCGACCAAGAAATCATTTTAGAAGGTGCTGAAATCATTGATGCTAAAGGCAAAATGATTATCCCTGGGCTTATTGATATGCATGTACATACGCATGGCCCGGGAACCCCTACATGGAAAATGAGAGTACCTGATAACACCTTAGTGGATCGTAATTTGTCTGCATTTCTATATTCAGGCGTCACGACTGTTTTTGATATGGGCGCCCCGATTAATGATATCCAGAAAACAGTCGAACGTGTCACTGAAGAAGACCGTGTTAACCCACGCATTTTTTATGCCGGTCCCATGATCAGTAAGCGTAATGGACACCCGTCTTATATGATGAAGGAGTCATTTCCCTGGCCGGCATCAAGCTTTGCTATTAGCCAAATCGTAGGGTCTGTAGATGATGCGGAAGATATCGTAGCGTACATCGATGAATATAAATCGAAGGGCTCATCGATGACTAAGATTGTAATCGATCAAATACCTTTAGGCATTCCATCGCTTTCCGTAGAAGAGGCCGCCGTTGCGGTTGAGCATTCTAAGAAGTTAGGGCTCAAGGTGGGCGCGCATATTGGCTCTGAGGCCGACCTGATTACCGGAATGGACGCTGGCGTTGACTACTTTGTACACGGTGTTTACCGATCCAGTATTTCTGATCAAACCATAGCAAGAATGAAAGCCGCCAACGTTACGATTGCACCAACACTGGTCGTATTCAGCCAGATGGACCGTATTTTTCAGGATGAACTCACGTTTAACACGATGGATAAAGAGATTCTTGAAGTAGATTTATTGGAGTCCTACAATAATCGCCCTTCTGGCTTAACCATGGACGATCAAAAGCCTGAAATTCAGAATTACGCTCATGAAGTCAATGTGTTTAAGGATCTCAAGTTTGAGAACATAAAACGCATGAAAGCGGCAGGTATCCGAATATTGGCCGCGTCTGACTCCCCTAATGTGGCGAACGTGGCTGGCTCATCACTGCATGATGAATTACAAATGCTGGTTGAACGGTGTGGTTTTACGCCCGCTGAAGCCATTGCGGCGGCCACTTACTTGTCTGGCCGATACCTTGAGGAGTTAAACCTTACGCAGGGCTTAGGCTATATAGCAGAAGGGGCTAAAGCAGACTTACTCATACTAGATGGCGACTTCCGGGAAGATATTAACAACACCCGGAAGATCTCTATGGTCATTACAGGCGGTAAGGTCTTGGAGCGAGACTCAAACATCGTCAAACACTAG